One part of the Bacteroidales bacterium genome encodes these proteins:
- a CDS encoding pyridoxal phosphate-dependent aminotransferase family protein, whose translation MRLLQQKFARYNVPQIAKVNGLYPYYHSFESGQDTEVIVNGEKALMFGSNSYLGLTNHPEIIEAAKKALNKYGTGASGSRLMNGNLDLHNELENNLAEFVNKPAATVFSTGFQVNMGTIPSLVGRNDLIVYDEKSHASIIEGCRLAFAKNLKYKHNNMEALEKILQKTDKNHTTLIITDGIFSMEGDIAPLDKICKLADKYSASVMVDDAHALGVIGENGSGTASYFNITEKTDLIMGTFSKSLASLGGFIAGDFETINYIKHNARSLVFSAGIPPASAATVLKALEIIKREPERISRLWKNTNYASECLLQEGFSIGESTTPIIPILIGDDIKTFQYGVMLLKEGIYVNPVVSPGVEKGKAMLRFSLMATHTKEQIDIAVDKLIKCRKLIETVEPIEKY comes from the coding sequence GCCTCAGATTGCAAAAGTAAACGGATTATATCCTTATTATCATTCGTTTGAATCAGGGCAGGATACCGAAGTTATAGTAAATGGCGAAAAAGCACTAATGTTTGGTTCCAATAGTTATTTGGGCTTAACTAACCATCCTGAAATTATAGAAGCTGCAAAAAAGGCACTCAATAAATATGGAACAGGAGCTTCTGGTTCCAGATTAATGAACGGAAACTTAGATTTACACAACGAACTTGAAAATAATTTGGCGGAATTTGTAAACAAACCTGCTGCTACTGTTTTTAGCACTGGATTTCAGGTAAATATGGGAACTATTCCAAGTCTTGTGGGTAGAAATGATTTGATTGTATATGATGAAAAAAGTCATGCCTCTATTATTGAAGGATGCAGACTTGCTTTTGCAAAAAATCTAAAATATAAACATAATAACATGGAGGCTTTGGAGAAAATCCTCCAAAAAACAGATAAAAACCATACAACCTTAATTATTACGGATGGTATCTTTAGCATGGAAGGGGATATTGCACCTCTCGATAAAATATGTAAATTAGCTGATAAATACTCAGCCTCTGTAATGGTTGATGATGCGCATGCATTAGGTGTAATTGGGGAAAATGGGTCAGGTACGGCCTCTTATTTTAATATTACTGAAAAAACAGACTTGATAATGGGAACGTTCAGTAAATCCTTAGCTTCTTTAGGTGGTTTTATTGCTGGGGACTTTGAAACCATCAATTATATCAAGCATAATGCACGCTCCTTGGTATTTAGTGCCGGAATTCCTCCAGCATCGGCAGCAACAGTGTTAAAAGCATTAGAAATAATTAAAAGGGAGCCGGAAAGAATCTCGCGATTGTGGAAAAATACAAATTATGCTTCCGAGTGTCTTCTACAAGAAGGTTTTTCTATTGGAGAGAGTACAACACCTATTATTCCTATACTTATTGGAGATGATATTAAAACCTTTCAATATGGCGTAATGTTACTGAAAGAAGGAATTTATGTTAATCCAGTAGTAAGTCCAGGCGTAGAAAAGGGTAAAGCCATGCTACGATTTTCGTTGATGGCAACACATACCAAAGAACAAATTGACATTGCCGTTGACAAGTTGATTAAATGTCGCAAATTAATTGAAACTGTTGAGCCTATTGAGAAATACTAA